The following are encoded together in the Sparus aurata chromosome 1, fSpaAur1.1, whole genome shotgun sequence genome:
- the tacr3l gene encoding tachykinin receptor 3-like isoform X1 — MASERHESNSTRNLTNQFVQPAWRIALWSVAYSTVLAVAVFGNLIVIWIILAHKRMRTVTNYFLLNLAFSDVSMAAFNTLINFVYAAHGEWYFGEVYCRFHNFFPVTAVFASIYSMTAIAIDRYMAIIHPLKPRLSAKATTGVIVCIWSMAVVLAFPLCYFSTTKTLPRRTLCYVAWPRMADDSFMYHIIVTVLVYVLPLVVMGITYTIVGVTLWGGEIPGDSSDNYHGQLRAKRKVVKMMIIVVVTFALCWLPYHVYFIVTGLNKPLNKWKYIQQVYLSVLWLAMSSTMYNPIIYCCLNSRFRAGFKRVFRWCPFVRISSYDELELRNTRLRSGHQGSMCTLSRVDTSILSKDKSMCSRGNRSRLSSELNNKDD, encoded by the exons ATGGCCTCTGAACGCCATGAGTCCAACTCAACCAGAAATCTGACCAACCAGTTCGTGCAGCCGGCGTGGCGCATCGCGCTGTGGTCGGTGGCGTACAGCACCGTGCTGGCTGTGGCGGTGTTCGGAAACCTGATCGTCATCTGGATTATCCTGGCGCACAAGCGGATGAGAACCGTCACCAACTATTTTCTGCTGAACTTGGCTTTCTCCGATGTGTCCATGGCCGCTTTCAACACGCTCATCAACTTCGTCTACGCGGCTCACGGAGAGTGGTACTTCGGAGAGGTGTACTGCAGGTTCCACAACTTCTTCCCGGTCACTGCGGTGTTCGCCAGCATCTACTCCATGACGGCTATAGCCATCGACAG gtACATGGCCATCATCCATCCCCTGAAGCCTCGTCTGTCGGCGAAAGCTACCACAGGAGTCATCGTCTGTATCTGGAGTATGGCCGTGGTTCTGGCCTTCCCTCTCTGCTACTTCTCTACTACCAAAACTCTGCCCCGCAGGACCCTCTGCTACGTGGCCTGGCCCCGCATGGCCGACGACTCCTTCAT GTATCATATCATAGTGACAGTCCTGGTTTATGTGCTGCCCTTAGTGGTGATGGGCATCACTTACACCATTGTGGGCGTGACTCTGTGGGGAGGGGAGATCCCAGGAGACTCATCTGATAACTATCATGGACAGCTCAGGGCCAAACGGAAG GTGGTGAAGATGATGATTATCGTGGTGGTGACCTTTGCCCTCTGCTGGCTCCCCTATCACGTCTACTTCATTGTGACGGGTCTTAACAAGCCTCTGAACAAGTGGAAGTACATCCAGCAGGTTTACCTGTCGGTGCTGTGGCTGGCGATGAGCTCCACCATGTACAACCCCATCATCTACTGCTGCCTCAACAGCAG GTTCCGTGCCGGCTTCAAGCGGGTTTTCCGCTGGTGTCCATTTGTCCGGATCTCAAGCTACGATGAGCTGGAGCTCCGAAACACGAGGCTTCGATCGGGTCACCAGGGCAGCATGTGCACCCTGTCTCGGGTCGACACCAGCATCCTCAGCAAAGACAAGAGCATGTGTTCCCGTGGAAACAGGTCAAGACTGAGTTCTGAGCTCAATAATAAAGACGATTAG
- the tacr3l gene encoding tachykinin receptor 3-like isoform X2 — protein sequence MASERHESNSTRNLTNQFVQPAWRIALWSVAYSTVLAVAVFGNLIVIWIILAHKRMRTVTNYFLLNLAFSDVSMAAFNTLINFVYAAHGEWYFGEVYCRFHNFFPVTAVFASIYSMTAIAIDRYMAIIHPLKPRLSAKATTGVIVCIWSMAVVLAFPLCYFSTTKTLPRRTLCYVAWPRMADDSFMYHIIVTVLVYVLPLVVMGITYTIVGVTLWGGEIPGDSSDNYHGQLRAKRKVVKMMIIVVVTFALCWLPYHVYFIVTGLNKPLNKWKYIQQVYLSVLWLAMSSTMYNPIIYCCLNSR from the exons ATGGCCTCTGAACGCCATGAGTCCAACTCAACCAGAAATCTGACCAACCAGTTCGTGCAGCCGGCGTGGCGCATCGCGCTGTGGTCGGTGGCGTACAGCACCGTGCTGGCTGTGGCGGTGTTCGGAAACCTGATCGTCATCTGGATTATCCTGGCGCACAAGCGGATGAGAACCGTCACCAACTATTTTCTGCTGAACTTGGCTTTCTCCGATGTGTCCATGGCCGCTTTCAACACGCTCATCAACTTCGTCTACGCGGCTCACGGAGAGTGGTACTTCGGAGAGGTGTACTGCAGGTTCCACAACTTCTTCCCGGTCACTGCGGTGTTCGCCAGCATCTACTCCATGACGGCTATAGCCATCGACAG gtACATGGCCATCATCCATCCCCTGAAGCCTCGTCTGTCGGCGAAAGCTACCACAGGAGTCATCGTCTGTATCTGGAGTATGGCCGTGGTTCTGGCCTTCCCTCTCTGCTACTTCTCTACTACCAAAACTCTGCCCCGCAGGACCCTCTGCTACGTGGCCTGGCCCCGCATGGCCGACGACTCCTTCAT GTATCATATCATAGTGACAGTCCTGGTTTATGTGCTGCCCTTAGTGGTGATGGGCATCACTTACACCATTGTGGGCGTGACTCTGTGGGGAGGGGAGATCCCAGGAGACTCATCTGATAACTATCATGGACAGCTCAGGGCCAAACGGAAG GTGGTGAAGATGATGATTATCGTGGTGGTGACCTTTGCCCTCTGCTGGCTCCCCTATCACGTCTACTTCATTGTGACGGGTCTTAACAAGCCTCTGAACAAGTGGAAGTACATCCAGCAGGTTTACCTGTCGGTGCTGTGGCTGGCGATGAGCTCCACCATGTACAACCCCATCATCTACTGCTGCCTCAACAGCAGGTGA
- the tacr3l gene encoding tachykinin receptor 3-like isoform X3: MAIIHPLKPRLSAKATTGVIVCIWSMAVVLAFPLCYFSTTKTLPRRTLCYVAWPRMADDSFMYHIIVTVLVYVLPLVVMGITYTIVGVTLWGGEIPGDSSDNYHGQLRAKRKVVKMMIIVVVTFALCWLPYHVYFIVTGLNKPLNKWKYIQQVYLSVLWLAMSSTMYNPIIYCCLNSRFRAGFKRVFRWCPFVRISSYDELELRNTRLRSGHQGSMCTLSRVDTSILSKDKSMCSRGNRSRLSSELNNKDD, from the exons ATGGCCATCATCCATCCCCTGAAGCCTCGTCTGTCGGCGAAAGCTACCACAGGAGTCATCGTCTGTATCTGGAGTATGGCCGTGGTTCTGGCCTTCCCTCTCTGCTACTTCTCTACTACCAAAACTCTGCCCCGCAGGACCCTCTGCTACGTGGCCTGGCCCCGCATGGCCGACGACTCCTTCAT GTATCATATCATAGTGACAGTCCTGGTTTATGTGCTGCCCTTAGTGGTGATGGGCATCACTTACACCATTGTGGGCGTGACTCTGTGGGGAGGGGAGATCCCAGGAGACTCATCTGATAACTATCATGGACAGCTCAGGGCCAAACGGAAG GTGGTGAAGATGATGATTATCGTGGTGGTGACCTTTGCCCTCTGCTGGCTCCCCTATCACGTCTACTTCATTGTGACGGGTCTTAACAAGCCTCTGAACAAGTGGAAGTACATCCAGCAGGTTTACCTGTCGGTGCTGTGGCTGGCGATGAGCTCCACCATGTACAACCCCATCATCTACTGCTGCCTCAACAGCAG GTTCCGTGCCGGCTTCAAGCGGGTTTTCCGCTGGTGTCCATTTGTCCGGATCTCAAGCTACGATGAGCTGGAGCTCCGAAACACGAGGCTTCGATCGGGTCACCAGGGCAGCATGTGCACCCTGTCTCGGGTCGACACCAGCATCCTCAGCAAAGACAAGAGCATGTGTTCCCGTGGAAACAGGTCAAGACTGAGTTCTGAGCTCAATAATAAAGACGATTAG
- the LOC115583316 gene encoding ecto-ADP-ribosyltransferase 4 codes for MWDKGKLLLAAFLFITLSCKGTTEELKLLDMAPDAVDVTYTGCREQAMEEFINSGLLEQELNHTKEFKEEWSENANCGKLIPGGVKEHTTALRAFVNGFESGQIRSDYIRIFDGAVATTGANISTYTDNFHFKPLYFLLMDAITLLNPKKCKTLFYISEKNSGANKGSEVRFGKFIIGNPNYIQYLKESDLDEFVLFNITSCFYANLGDNICHWEDIALLSSTEVFTVEEVKKITDKNGATYTNIALNHSRLVNKPGCKSFSRSLADVSSQWLVSVLVALSLFFFNC; via the exons ATGTGGGACAAAGGAAAGCTGCTTCTTGCTGCATTCCTCTTCATAACTCTCTCCTGCAAA GGGACGACAGAGGAATTAAAACTACTGGACATGGCCCCAGATGCTGTGGATGTCACATACACCGGATGCCGTGAGCAAGCCATGGAGGAGTTTATTAATTCAGGCCTGTTAGAACAAGAGCTCAACCACACTAAGGAATTCAAGGAAGAATGGAGTGAAAATGCAAATTGTGGAAAGCTGATCCCTGGTGGAGTAAAGGAACATACGACTGCACTTCGTGCATTTGTGAATGGATTTGAGAGTGGACAAATCAGATCCGATTATATAAGGATCTTTGATGGTGCTGTAGCGACAACAGGTGCAAACATTAGCACCTACACAGACAACTTCCACTTCAAGCCTCTTTACTTCCTGCTCATGGATGCAATTACACTGCTGAATCCAAAGAAGTGCAAGACTCTGTTTTATATATCAGAAAAAAATTCCGGAGCTAATAAGGGCTCAGAGGTGAGATTTGGAAAGTTCATCATCGGTAACCCAAACTATATTCAATATCTTAAAGAGAGTGATTTGGATGAGTTTGTCCTTTTCAATATCACTTCCTGCTTCTATGCTAACCTGGGAGACAACATTTGCCATTGGGAAGATATAGCACTCTTATCCTCAACTGAGGTGTTCACTGTGGAGGAAGtgaaaaaaatcactgacaAGAATGGTGCTACATACACTAACATTGCTCTGAATCACTCAAGACTGGTCAACAAGCCCGGCTGTAAGAGTTTTTCAAG GTCCCTGGCTGATGTCTCCTCCCAGTGGCTTGTGTCGGTGCTTGTGGctttatctctttttttctttaactgttga